The Populus alba chromosome 4, ASM523922v2, whole genome shotgun sequence genome contains a region encoding:
- the LOC118042796 gene encoding equilibrative nucleotide transporter 3-like isoform X1, with the protein MTIPSGSGVPAPMLKGKHKAIVVCWFLGLGSLVSWNSILTIEDYYYDLFPKYHPSRVLTLVYQPFALGTMALLTYNEAKINTRKRNIAGYMLFTASTLMLIVVDLVTSGKGGVGPYIGICAVVAALGVADAHVQGGMVGDLSFMCPEFVQSFFAGLAASGALTSALRLLTKAVFEKSKNGLRKGVMLFLAISTFLEFLSVLLYAFLFPRLPIVKYYRAKAASEGSKTVSADLAAAGILKPEKQEEFRALLHAADDDKPPERLSNKELFLQNTDYALDLFLIYVLTLSIFPGFLYEDTGKHQLGSWYSLVLVAVFNVWDLISRYIPLVECLKLESRNGLMIASLSRFLLVPAFFFTAKHGDQGWMIMLTSFLGLTNGYLSVCVLTEAPKGYKGPEQNALGNLLVLCLFAGIFSGVVLDWLWLIGK; encoded by the exons ATGACTATTCCTAGTGGAAGCGGGGTGCCGGCACCAATGCTTAAG GGAAAACATAAAGCCATTGTAGTTTGTTGGTTTCTTGGACTTGGATCTCTTGTCTCATGGAACAGTATTCTAACCATTGAAGATTACTACTATGATTTGTTCCCG AAATACCATCCTTCAAGGGTACTTACTCTTGTTTATCAACCGTTTGCCCTTGGAACAATGGCGTTACTGACGTATAATGAGGCAAAGATCAATACTAGAAAGCGGAACATAGCAGGGTACATGCTCTTTACTGCAAGTACGCTGATGCTCATTGTT GTGGATTTAGTCACTTCAGGGAAAGGAGGGGTTGGACCTTATATTGGTATATGTGCAGTCGTCGCTGCTTTAGGAGTTGCAGATGCTCATGTTCAAGGTGGAATGGTTGGAGACTTGTCTTTCATGTGCCCTGAATTCGTCCAG TCTTTCTTTGCTGGGCTGGCAGCATCGGGGGCTCTGACTTCTGCTTTGAGGCTACTGACGAAAGCAGTGTTTGAGAAGTCTAAAAATGGTCTACGAAAGGGAGTTA TGTTATTTTTGGCAATATCTACTTTCTTGGAGTTTCTATCTGTTCTGCTGTATGCATTTCTCTTCCCTAGACTACCGATAGTGAAGTACTATCGTGCAAAGGCAGCTTCAGAAGGATCAAAGACTGTTTCAGCTGACCTTGCAGCTGCTGGCATCCTAAAACCTGAAAAACAGGAGGAG TTTAGGGCACTCTTGCACGCTGCAGACGATGACAAACCCCCGGAACGGTTGAGCAACAAAGAACTATTCCTCCAAAATACAGATTATGCACTCGACCTGTTTCTCATATATGTGCTGACACTGTCGATTTTTCCGGGGTTCTTATATGAAGACACTGGTAAACACCAGTTGGGCTCATG GTATTCTCTTGTTCTGGTTGCAGTGTTCAATGTGTGGGATCTTATATCAAGATATATTCCTCTTGTGGAATGCTTGAAGCTGGAGTCTAGAAACGGTCTCATGATCGCTAGTCTTTCTCGTTTTCTGCTCGTTCCTGCCTTCTTCTTCACAGCAAAACATGGAGATCAGGGATGGATGATCATGCTAACCTCTTTCCTGGGATTAACAAATGGTTATCTCTCAGTTTGTGTCCTGACAGAGGCGCCAAAAGGTTACAAG GGACCCGAACAAAATGCGCTGGGCAATCTGCTTGTGCTTTGCTTATTTGCTGGCATCTTTTCAGGGGTTGTCCTTGATTGGCTGTGGCTCATAGGCAAATGA
- the LOC118042796 gene encoding equilibrative nucleotide transporter 3-like isoform X2 produces MTIPSGSGVPAPMLKGKHKAIVVCWFLGLGSLVSWNSILTIEDYYYDLFPKYHPSRVLTLVYQPFALGTMALLTYNEAKINTRKRNIAGYMLFTASTLMLIVVDLVTSGKGGVGPYIGICAVVAALGVADAHVQGGMVGDLSFMCPEFVQSFFAGLAASGALTSALRLLTKAVFEKSKNGLRKGVMLFLAISTFLEFLSVLLYAFLFPRLPIVKYYRAKAASEGSKTVSADLAAAGILKPEKQEEFRALLHAADDDKPPERLSNKELFLQNTDYALDLFLIYVLTLSIFPGFLYEDTGKHQLGSCVQCVGSYIKIYSSCGMLEAGV; encoded by the exons ATGACTATTCCTAGTGGAAGCGGGGTGCCGGCACCAATGCTTAAG GGAAAACATAAAGCCATTGTAGTTTGTTGGTTTCTTGGACTTGGATCTCTTGTCTCATGGAACAGTATTCTAACCATTGAAGATTACTACTATGATTTGTTCCCG AAATACCATCCTTCAAGGGTACTTACTCTTGTTTATCAACCGTTTGCCCTTGGAACAATGGCGTTACTGACGTATAATGAGGCAAAGATCAATACTAGAAAGCGGAACATAGCAGGGTACATGCTCTTTACTGCAAGTACGCTGATGCTCATTGTT GTGGATTTAGTCACTTCAGGGAAAGGAGGGGTTGGACCTTATATTGGTATATGTGCAGTCGTCGCTGCTTTAGGAGTTGCAGATGCTCATGTTCAAGGTGGAATGGTTGGAGACTTGTCTTTCATGTGCCCTGAATTCGTCCAG TCTTTCTTTGCTGGGCTGGCAGCATCGGGGGCTCTGACTTCTGCTTTGAGGCTACTGACGAAAGCAGTGTTTGAGAAGTCTAAAAATGGTCTACGAAAGGGAGTTA TGTTATTTTTGGCAATATCTACTTTCTTGGAGTTTCTATCTGTTCTGCTGTATGCATTTCTCTTCCCTAGACTACCGATAGTGAAGTACTATCGTGCAAAGGCAGCTTCAGAAGGATCAAAGACTGTTTCAGCTGACCTTGCAGCTGCTGGCATCCTAAAACCTGAAAAACAGGAGGAG TTTAGGGCACTCTTGCACGCTGCAGACGATGACAAACCCCCGGAACGGTTGAGCAACAAAGAACTATTCCTCCAAAATACAGATTATGCACTCGACCTGTTTCTCATATATGTGCTGACACTGTCGATTTTTCCGGGGTTCTTATATGAAGACACTGGTAAACACCAGTTGGGCTCATG TGTTCAATGTGTGGGATCTTATATCAAGATATATTCCTCTTGTGGAATGCTTGAAGCTGGAGTCTAG